The Micromonospora sp. NBC_01740 genome includes a window with the following:
- a CDS encoding ABC transporter ATP-binding protein has protein sequence MDEAVVVTELVKRYQPNMPPAVDGLSFSVAAGEVFGLLGPNGAGKTTTIGVLTTRVRATSGRARVCGADVIGAPAVARQLLAVVPQRVNLDRALTVRQNLLFHAAYHRVPRAERIRRADELLDQMGLKDFANHRTDFLSGGLAQRTMIARALMHSPRVLFLDEPSAGLDPQSRLFVHDRIAELKRAGVTVVVTTHDMDEAEKLCDRVGIVDHGKLLTMDTPSALTRTLPGSSTLTLVVTPGAPAEEVRAALDAIPDVEQVEHFKVAAPAPVAAPAFPGMPAMPVPAPAPDAPVDPDAPLSFRVYTSGQPANAIPMAMKILADLGCEVRDLNIGQPSLEDVFIHLTGRELR, from the coding sequence GTGGACGAGGCAGTGGTGGTCACGGAGCTGGTCAAGCGGTACCAGCCCAACATGCCACCGGCGGTGGACGGGCTGAGTTTCTCCGTCGCCGCCGGTGAGGTCTTCGGCCTGCTCGGGCCGAACGGGGCGGGCAAGACGACGACGATCGGGGTGCTGACCACTCGGGTGCGGGCCACCTCGGGCCGGGCCCGGGTGTGTGGCGCGGACGTGATCGGCGCGCCCGCTGTCGCGCGGCAGTTGCTGGCGGTCGTACCGCAGCGGGTGAACCTGGACCGGGCGCTGACCGTCCGGCAGAACCTGCTGTTCCACGCGGCGTACCACCGCGTGCCCCGGGCGGAGCGCATCCGGCGGGCGGACGAGCTGCTGGACCAGATGGGGCTCAAGGACTTCGCGAACCACCGTACCGACTTTCTGTCCGGCGGCCTCGCCCAGCGCACGATGATCGCCCGCGCGCTGATGCACTCGCCCCGGGTGCTCTTCCTCGACGAGCCGTCCGCGGGCCTCGACCCGCAGTCCCGGCTCTTCGTGCACGACCGGATCGCCGAGCTGAAGCGGGCCGGAGTGACCGTGGTGGTCACCACGCACGACATGGACGAGGCGGAGAAGCTCTGCGACCGCGTCGGCATCGTCGACCACGGCAAGCTGCTCACCATGGACACCCCGTCCGCGCTGACCCGTACGCTGCCGGGCAGCAGCACCCTGACCCTCGTGGTGACCCCCGGCGCCCCCGCCGAGGAGGTGCGGGCCGCGCTCGACGCGATCCCGGACGTGGAGCAGGTGGAACACTTCAAGGTGGCCGCCCCGGCGCCCGTCGCCGCGCCGGCGTTCCCCGGCATGCCGGCGATGCCGGTGCCCGCGCCGGCCCCCGACGCGCCCGTCGACCCGGACGCCCCGCTCTCCTTCCGGGTCTACACCAGCGGCCAGCCGGCCAACGCCATCCCGATGGCGATGAAGATCCTCGCCGACCTGGGCTGCGAGGTTCGTGACCTGAACATCGGCCAGCCCAGCCTGGAAGATGTCTTCATCCACCTGACCGGAAGGGAACTTCGGTGA